One Rhizoctonia solani chromosome 3, complete sequence genomic region harbors:
- a CDS encoding ABC transporter transmembrane region has product MSGGKNNGIADLSINTTRPAKYKGPVYFYPFTYADRSDKILYALGTVTAIISGAAFPVLDLVYGIWTTAIVGGDSASDIRRTTNVVSGDAEFFENVGPGEVGTRMIKDVASVRAAVGEKLSILIWSMSTLIVAIVMAFSRAPRLAGVVFSIIPFSFIAFTIIGQLSSKAEGRLLTIDGQASTLLEQILSSVRVVQSFAAETFLAKKYDAYLQRLQRIAKWRSIVRGMELAMVNCVISLIYSLTFWYGSRLVVGDGLEVGLMFTIFWNMFNALFSVVNILPHILAIKDSISVSAQLLKDIERVPKIDICRTDGAKLWEDEKVNAQIALRDVTFSYPSRPDHKSLDSVSMVLEGGKVTALVGASGSGKSTIAALLMRYYDPSNGQLLLTGHDTRSLNLAWLRSQTSLVSQEPQLFTASIFENVAYGLTGTIYELPSDPSEDQLQDVRRRVEWALKQAQAWEFVCNLPDGMDTRVSGARTGVLSGGQRQRIAAARALVRRPRILLLDEGTSALDSETEQKLMKAIHKEQTETGMTTILIAHRLSSIQNADKIIAMSNGKVVEEGTYQELMALGGVFSNLVKHQISATQPSSQKPETSGTERVAPPTLSASPRLIKCRPDSDGSTVATDPETLERGEPIEKDAAGSLSSRFVRMLAKYSFWIVGGIFGGLAIGASFPIAAWLIGFVMKTFSIQDDDARLLREARKWSFWFLILAIINIGTSFVVGFFLSAGADRIDRRLRIVSLTSLLKQEIGYFDKEENASGALTAAIATHANNIASAIGLVWQQLVSATGNFVGSLVLGLILSWKLTLLGISPIPFIIAAAYYNIIFIEKYERQIQKPREEASAFASENVDAIKTVAALGREDAVMQQFDKSASKYSAKGRNLAIGAIGFGVGIGSILILSSIVMWWGTALYLRGQVTLEGLYSSFEAIVIAGYSASRMFTFIPDWARMVHGFRSVCDWEDRQPQVAALNLSNPNPPEYKGLDKVEGELTFNSCTLKYASRPKPAVSDVSFTIKPGQSIAFCGPSGGGKSSIISMISRFYDPTTGTISLDGQDIRYIPLEEYRSHIALVSQDAILYEGTFHENITLGEASISQEQLERACRDASILEFIQSLPQGFDTSVGFKGSQMSGGQRQRICIARALLRNPKILLLDEATSALDAESERSVKEALEQASKGRTTISIAHRLSTIQGADVIHVVEEGRIVESGSHLELLALNGRYVDLIRSQL; this is encoded by the exons ATGAGCGGTGGTAAAAATAATGGCATCGCAGATCTCTCGATAAACACGACTAGACCTGCCAAATATAAGGGACCAGTGTATTTCTATCCCTTTACCTATGCCGACCGCTCAGACAAAATACTATATGCTCTCGGAACGGTGACGGCCATCATCTCCGGGGCTGCATTTCCCGT ACTCGACTTGGTCTATGGAATATGGACTACTGCAATAGTCGGTGGTGACTCCGCGTCTGACATCCGCAGAACAACCAACGTTGTGTCTGGA GACGCAGAATTTTTCGAAAATGTCGGGCCCGGAGAAGTTGGGACACGGATGATTAAAGATGTCGCCTCGGTCCGAGCCGCAGTAGGAGAGAAACTCTCGATCTTAATATGGAG CATGAGCACTCTGATCGTCGCAA TTGTTATGGCATTCTCTCGAGCTCCTCGTCTCGCCGGAGTCGTTTTTAGCATTATTCCATTTTCGTTTATTGCATTCACCATCATTGGACAACTCTCCTCTAAAGCCGAAGGACGACTTCTAACCATCGATGGCCAAGCTAGTACTCTTCTTGAACAAATATTGAGTAGTGTTCGTGTAGTCCAGTCCTTTGCGGCCGAAACATTCCTGGCGAAGAAATATGACGCATATCTTCAGCGC CTACAAAGGATAGCAAAGTGGAGGTCGATCGTTCGAGGCATGGAATTAGCCATGGTGAATTGTGTAATTAGCCTCATCTATAGCTTAACCT TCTGGTATGGGAGTAGACTTGTTGTTGGTGATGGGCTGGAAGTTGGGTTGAT GTTCACCATTTTCTGGAACATGTTCAACG CGCTATTCTCGGTCGTTAATATTCTCCCTCATATCCTTGCTATCAAGGATTCGATCTCAGTCTCTGCACAACTTCTGAAAGATATTGAACGCGTACCCAAGATCGATATATGTCGGACCGACGGAGCCAAACTTTGGGAAGACGAAAAGGTCAATGCGCAGATAGCACTTAGAGATGTAACATTTTCGTACCCATCGCGGCCGGACCATAAAAGCTTGGACAGTGTTAGTATGGTCCTCGAGGGTGGAAAGGTTACTGCGCTAGTTGGAG CTTCTGGTTCCGGAAAG TCTACTATTGCTGCTCTTCTTATGCGATACTATGATCCGTCCAATGGTCAACTTCTTCTTACAGGGCACGATACCCGGTCTCTCAATCTCGCTTGGCTCCGCTCGCAGACTTCCCTTGTCTCACAAGAACCCCAATTATTCACGGCCTCAATCTTCGAAAATGTTGCCTACGGCTTAACCGGGACAATTTACGAGCTACCTTCCGACCCCTCCGAGGATCAGTTACAGGATGTACGTAGGCGCGTCGAGTGGGCGCTAAAACAGGCCCAAGCATGGGAGTTTGTGTGTAATCTTCCCGATGGTATGGATACGCGGGTGAGCGGTGCAAGGACAGGTGTTTTAAGCGGTGGGCAGAGGCAAAGAATCGCTGCTGCTCGAGCGTTGGTACGCAGACCTAGGATATTGTTGCTGGACGAGGGGACATCGGCGTTAGACAGTGAAACTGAACAGAAGTTGATGAAGGCGATACACAAGGAACAAACGGAAACTGGGATGACTACAAT TTTGATCGCGCATCGGTTGTCATCTATTCAGAATGCGGACAAGATTATTGCGATGAGTAACGGAAAAGTCGTAGAAGAGGGAACATACCAGGAATTGATG GCCTTGGGCGGGGTCTTCAGCAATCTGGTCAAACATCAAATCTCCGCAACTCAACCATCTAGCCAAAAGCCTGAAACATCCGGGACAGAACGTGTCGCGCCGCCCACTTTGTCCGCGTCACCTCGCTTGATTAAATGCCGCCCTGACTCTGATGGATCGACCGTCGCAACTGATCCGGAGACTCTGGAACGTGGCGAACCCATCGAGAAAGATGCAGCTGGTAGTTTGTCGAGCCGCTTCGTTAGGATGCTTGCGAAATATTCATTTTGGATAGTTGGTGGAATCTTTGGTGGTTTGGCCAT CGGAGCGTCGTTCCCTATTGCTGCCTGGCTTATTG GTTTTGTGATGAAGACGTTTTCAATTCAGGATGATGACGCTCGCCTACTTCGTGAAGCTCGAAAGTGGTCATTTTGGTTCCTTATCCTAGCTATCATAAATATCGGAACTAGTTTCGTGGTTGGATTTTTCCTTTCTGCTGGTGCCGACAGGATCGATAGGAGACTCAGAATAGTATCGTTAACGTCACTTTTGAAGCAG GAAATTGGTTATTTCGATAAAGAGGAGAATGCATCAGGTGCTTTGACGGCTGCAATTGCGACTCATGCGAATAATATAGCTTCTGCAATTGGACTTGTCTGGCAGCAGCTCGTATCGGCGACTGGCAA TTTCGTGGGGAGCCTTGTCCTGGGTCTTATTC TATCCTGGAAACTTACACTTCTAGGGATATCACCCATCCCGTTCATCATTGCTGCTGCCTATTACAACATTATTTTTATCGAAAAATATGAGCGCCAAATTCAGAAACCTCGAGAGGAAGCCTCGGCGTTTGCAAGCGAGAACGTAGATGCTATCAAG ACAGTAGCAGCTCTTGGACGTGAAGATGCAGTTATGCAACAATTTGACAAATCTGCGTCTAAATACTCTGCAAAGGGGCGTAACTTGGCCATTGGGGCTATTGGATTCGGTGTTGGCATAGGCAGCATTCTGATTCTAAGTTCAATCGTTATG TGGTGGGGTACGGCTCTATACCTACGTGGACAGGTTACCTTGGAAGGATTGTATTCGTCGTTCGAAGCTATTGTTATTGCCG GCTACTCTGCGAGCCGAATGTTTACCTTCATTCCCGACTGGGCACGGATGGTACACGGTTTCCGGAGTGTATGCGACTGGGAAGATCGACAACCCCAAGTTGCTGCACTAAACCTATCAAACCCGAATCCGCCTGAATATAAGGGTTTAGATAAAGTCGAAGGAGAATTGACTTTCAACTCATGTACCCTGAAGTATGCCTCACGACCGAAACCTGCGGTGTCtgatgtaagtttcactatTAAGCCTGGACAGTCTATCGCTTTCTGTG GACCATCCGGTGGAGGTAAAAGCAGCATCATATCAATGATTTCGAGGTTTTATGACCCAACCACTGGCACCATCTCTCTCGATGGACAAGATATTCGGTATATTCCTTTGGAAGAATACCGTAGTCACATAGCACTAGTCTCACAAGACGCGATTCTGTACGAG GGCACATTCCATGAAAATATCACTCTCGGGGAAGCGTCCATTTCCCAGGAACAGCTGGAGCGCGCTTGTCGTGATGCCAGTATCCTGGAGTTTATTCAGTCACTCCCTCAGGGATTTGATACCAGTGTTGGGTTTAAGGGTTCCCAGATGAGTGGCGGCCAGAGACAG AGAATATGTATTGCACGAGCACTTTTACGGAATCCCAAGATTCTATTG TTGGACGAGGCTACTTCC GCACTTGATGCCGAGTCAGAACGATCGGTCAAAGAAGCTTTAGAACAGGCGTCCAAAGGCAGGACAACCATCTCGATTGCACACCGGCTGTCCACTATTCAAGGAGCTGATGTGATTCACGTGGTTGAAGAAGGCCGAATAGTTGAAAGTGGTAGCCACTTGGAGTTGCTCGCTCTCAATGGACGTTACGTAGAC CTCATTCGATCGCAGTTGTGA